The following are encoded together in the Culex pipiens pallens isolate TS chromosome 1, TS_CPP_V2, whole genome shotgun sequence genome:
- the LOC128093207 gene encoding uncharacterized protein LOC128093207 yields the protein MAIEPQSTNQYVDEPTLLRFPLNETSLKIIQINIRGLNDFDKLDSLCIFLRNLNTCVDVIVVGETWIKQDRSQFYNIPGYISIHSCRSKSSGGLALFIRNGLNYEVCNNISDRGHHRVAVKIKMGRISVSINGLYRPPDGDTARLLATIEDILSNAEGSEHNILAGDINIPVNRPLDRDVQRYLQLLNSFSMVVTNTFVTRPLSNNILDHVISSVSDAPRITNFTMECELSDHNYVLTELKLSNRRESKQLSKTRVNYNAVDSQFHQFLVSEDWTSRPVNARLQAITGKYAKLVEENSTTTTVEVKVKNNCCPWYNFDIWKLGNIRDSMLKKWKRNRQDARTTELLAHANRKLAAAKTKARIQYHSKLFNSGNPKMVWSRINELMGGKSKPNSPISLVVNLNEEHDPMKVANVLNEHFVSVGCVLGNQLTSNGDVNHFGTINRSQRSFFLRPSSSQEVFEWIFTLDPSKATGYDRFPIAALKKHSILLSTIISDCFNESISHASYPTCLKKAIVFPVFKSGNPKDPNNYRPISVLPAINKIFEKLIFTRLNGFLTTTKQLYQHQFGFRQGSTTEVAVVEMIDEISKTLDRKLSAGAVFLDLSKAFDTINHEMLLKKLDCYGVRGHPNYLLASYLKERAQQVVVSGVLSDECAISCGVPQGSVLGPLLFLLYVNDLSNLKLHGMPRLFADDTAISYTSASPTRVVEEMREDMEVVQDYLTNNLLALNIGKTKFMLFRFPKRKLPTYPELTVRGERIEEVATFKYLGVHIDNRLSWSEHVEKVATKCSALSGVLRKLSKSVPQHVLLKMYHAFIQSRYQYAIAAWGTCCKTHLKVLQVQQNRCIKSIYKLHYLHPTRELYTMPQHNILPINGLYTQRIATVMFKAVKNLNLHHNWQFRTAEHRYPIRTAHHLRQSDFRTETGRKRFLTRGPHIYNNLPEDLKQSQTLSEFKKKLVSHIRSHLESYIVR from the coding sequence ATGGCCATTGAACCGCAATCAACCAATCAGTATGTAGATGAACCAACTCTGCTACGCTTTCCCCTGAATGAAACCAGCTTGAAAATTATCCAGATCAACATAAGAGGCCTCAACGACTTCGACAAACTCGACTCTCTCTGCATATTCCTGCGTAACCTGAATACCTGTGTGGATGTCATCGTAGTTGGTGAAACGTGGATAAAACAGGACCGCTCACAGTTCTATAATATCCCAGGCTACATAAGCATCCATTCATGCCGATCAAAGTCCTCCGGGGGTTTGGCCCTATTTATCAGAAATGGTCTGAATTACGAAGTCTGTAACAACATTTCGGATCGTGGACATCACCGCGTTGCTGTCAAAATCAAAATGGGCAGGATTTCTGTATCTATCAACGGCTTATATCGTCCTCCTGATGGCGACACAGCACGACTACTGGCAACAATTGAAGACATCTTATCAAACGCAGAAGGCTCAGAACACAACATCCTAGCAGGTGATATTAACATCCCTGTTAACAGACCGCTTGATCGAGATGTCCAAAGGTATCTTCAGCTGCTGAATTCATTCAGCATGGTAGTGACAAATACCTTTGTCACTCGACCACTCAGCAACAACATACTCGACCACGTGATCAGCAGCGTATCGGATGCCCCAAGGATAACCAACTTCACGATGGAGTGTGAATTAAGTGACCACAACTATGTGCTTACGGAGTTGAAGCTGAGTAATCGTCGGGAGAGCAAACAGCTCTCAAAAACGAGGGTGAACTACAATGCCGTTGACTCCCAATTCCACCAGTTCCTCGTTagtgaagattggacctcccGACCAGTGAATGCGAGACTGCAAGCCATTACCGGTAAATATGCGAAGCTAGTTGAAGAAAATTCCACAACTACAACCGTTGAAGTGAAGGTGAAGAACAACTGCTGTCCTTGGTACAATTTTGATATCTGGAAACTTGGCAACATAAGGGACAGTATGCTAAAAAAGTGGAAACGTAACCGCCAGGATGCAAGAACAACAGAGCTGTTGGCCCACGCTAACCGGAAACTTGCTGCTGCTAAAACAAAGGCCCGTATTCAGTACCACTCCAAACTCTTCAACTCAGGTAACCCAAAGATGGTGTGGAGCCGCATCAACGAGCTGATGGGTGGTAAGTCGAAACCAAACAGCCCCATTTCCCTTGTGGTGAACCTCAATGAAGAGCACGACCCAATGAAAGTTGCAAATGTACTCAATGAACACTTTGTGTCAGTTGGTTGTGTGCTGGGCAACCAGTTGACTTCGAATGGCGACGTCAACCACTTTGGAACTATCAATCGCTCTCAAAGATCCTTTTTCCTTCGACCCTCATCCTCACAAGAAGTCTTCGAATGGATCTTCACACTTGATCCGAGCAAAGCCACGGGTTACGACCGTTTTCCGATAGCCGCCCTCAAGAAGCATAGTATCCTGCTCTCAACCATAATAAGCGACTGTTTCAATGAAAGTATCAGCCATGCATCCTATCCAACATGTCTGAAAAAGGCAATAGTTTTCCCTGTCTTCAAATCTGGAAACCCCAAAGACCCCAACAACTACAGACCGATCTCTGTATTGCCAgccataaacaaaatttttgaaaaactaatctTCACCCGACTGAATGGTTTCCTGACAACAACAAAGCAGCTTTACCAACATCAATTTGGATTCCGGCAAGGATCGACAACAGAAGTGGCTGTTGTTGAGATGATTGATGAGATCTCCAAAACGCTGGATCGCAAGCTCTCCGCCGGTGCTGTTTTTCTGGATCTGTCCAAAGCATTCGACACTATCAACCATGAAATGCTGCTGAAAAAACTTGATTGTTACGGAGTAAGAGGTCATCCTAACTATCTGTTGGCAAGCTACCTGAAAGAACGTGCCCAACAAGTTGTAGTGTCTGGCGTGCTCAGTGACGAATGTGCGATCAGTTGTGGGGTACCCCAAGGCAGCGTCTTAGGTCCATTACTGTTTCTCCTGTATGTCAACGATCTATCTAACCTAAAGCTACATGGTATGCCCCGCCTCTTTGCTGATGATACGGCAATCTCCTACACCAGTGCTTCGCCTACACGTGTCGTCGAAGAAATGCGAGAGGATATGGAGGTGGTCCAAGATTACCTTACAAACAATCTTTTAGCCCTGAACATCGGTAAGACAAAATTTATGCTGTTTCGCTTTCCCAAAAGGAAATTGCCAACATATCCGGAGCTAACAGTACGAGGAGAACGAATCGAGGAAGTAGCCACCTTTAAGTACCTTGGAGTGCATATCGATAACCGATTGTCTTGGAGTGAACACGTTGAAAAGGTTGCCACAAAGTGCTCTGCACTCAGTGGAGTTCTGAGGAAGTTGTCTAAGTCTGTACCACAACATGTGTTGCTAAAAATGTACCATGCGTTCATCCAAAGCCGTTATCAATATGCAATTGCCGCTTGGGGAACCTGCTGcaaaacacatttgaaagtactACAAGTCCAACAAAATCGTTGCATCAAATCAATCTACAAATTACACTACCTGCATCCAACACGTGAGCTGTATACTATGCCGCAGCACAACATACTCCCGATAAATGGTCTGTACACGCAACGGATCGCTACGGTCATGTTTAAGGCTGTGAAAAACTTAAACCTGCACCACAACTGGCAGTTTAGGACAGCTGAACATCGGTATCCTATAAGAACAGCGCATCACCTACGACAGTCTGACTTCAGGACGGAAACCGGCAGGAAAAGATTCTTAACAAGAGGTCCTCATATCTATAACAATTTGCCGGAAGATTTAAAACAGTCGCAAACCCTGAGTGAGTTCAAAAAGAAGCTAGTGAGTCACATTCGTAGCCATTTAGAGAGTTACATTGTACGTTAG